The Drosophila mauritiana strain mau12 chromosome 2R, ASM438214v1, whole genome shotgun sequence genome has a segment encoding these proteins:
- the LOC117137795 gene encoding endoplasmic reticulum metallopeptidase 1, with product MEKHNGGFEEDKLSEHSETSYTENKKNTLQLVTGGIDPEEGCSNVTLIELKQKSRFSEQLEWYYSPAYLLFWVGLFFAVCYPLFNHLPTGVKIEEEANLPGTFVAQRAESILIRLDLMGPKIAGDYVTEVEMVQFLLGEISKVREEMRNDLYYMEVDVQRSSGSFLHWQMINMYQGIQNVVVKLSSKSSNSTSYLLVNSHYDSKPSSVGTGDAELMVVTMLETLRLMATSEEPFLHPIVFLFNGAEEQPFHGSHSFISNHRWSANCKALVNLDSAGAGGREILFQGGPNHPWLMKQYKKSAKHPFATTMAEEIFQADLIPSDTDFRIFRDFGPVPGLDMAGCYNGFVYHTKFDRYKVISRGALQNTGDNVLSLVRSISNAEEMYDTEAHSEGHSVFFDYLGLFFVYYTESTGTALNISFSLGAILVICLSLWRMARVTDRRLGTYARAFGMQFLLAILGFLLALGFPLLMSVFYDAGDRTMTYFSNSWLVIGLFICPSIIGLVLPATLYLSLRPSEKIPHTYHLQIVGHAYCVFMAVLCILLTIVGIRTAYLFMMCVFFYLGALIINLATRLHDQGYLWALVLCVCQILPYLYFTYLFHALLVITIPMTSRKGMDANPDLLISLECALGSILAMVFLAPLLNLFRRPKAMVGGLTLVMFIFCMISVSDVGFPYRPTTNVMRLHFLEVHRKFYEFDGSISLEDSGYYFDLQDRRFENPLLDKINLTGITRVDDYCETEMYCGLPCFNHRWCSAVKDARWLPRDEPVDLPGTPVLQFLNKTVLGTESAPRARYYFEVSSGPPRMSFFVQPRDGVRMLSWSFLKGMLDNPSVYKPPYHIFFGYGSDNSPVEFFFEMTKDDGNFDGPVVELGISGHYMSHLSKRDATTRKFIEDLPDFAHPMEWPSSYERYIF from the exons ATGGAGAAGCACAATGGAGGTTTTGAAGAGGATAAGCTTTCGGAGCACTCGGAAACATCGTACACtgagaacaaaaaaaataccCTGCAATTGGTTACCGGAGGGATAGATCCTGAAGAGGGCTGCAGCAATGTTACGTTGATCGAATTGAAGCAAAAGTCCAGATTCTCTGAGCAACTGGAATGGTACTACTCACCAGCATACTTGCTCTTCTGGGTCGGACTATTCTTCGCAGTGTGCTATCCACTGTTTAACCACCTGCCCACTGGAGTCAAGATAGAGGAGGAGGCCAACTTACCGGGCACCTTTGTGGCTCAGCGGGCGGAGAGCATACTGATCCGGCTGGATCTTATGGGCCCCAAGATAGCGGGGGATTACGTGACGGAGGTGGAAATGGTTCAGTTTTTGCTTGGCGAGATATCAAAAGTGCGGGAGGAGATGAGGAATGATTTGTATTATATGGAGGTGGATGTACAGCGCTCCAGTGGTTCTTTTCTCCATTGGCAAATGATTAACATGTACCAGGGCATTCAAAATGTGGTGGTGAAACTCAGTTCCAAGAGTTCCAACAGCACCTCCTACCTATTGGTCAACAGTCATTACGACTCCAAGCCCAGCAGTGTGG GAACTGGTGATGCTGAGTTGATGGTTGTGACCATGCTGGAGACACTCCGCTTAATGGCCACGTCCGAGGAGCCCTTTCTGCACCCAATAGTATTCCTGTTCAATGGCGCTGAGGAGCAGCCCTTCCATGGTTCACACTCGTTCATATCCAACCATCGATGGTCGGCGAACTGCAA GGCGTTAGTCAACCTGGATTCGGCCGGAGCTGGTGGCCGTGAAATTCTCTTCCAGGGGGGTCCCAACCATCCCTGGCTAATGAAG CAATACAAAAAGAGTGCCAAGCATCCCTTTGCCACGACAATGGCCGAGGAAATCTTCCAGGCGGATCTGATACCGTCCGACACAGATTTCCGTATCTTCCGTGACTTTGGCCCAGTGCCAG GTCTGGACATGGCTGGTTGCTACAATGGTTTCGTATATCACACCAAGTTCGATCGCTACAAGGTTATTTCCCGAGGTGCTCTACAAAACACTGGCGATAATGTGCTTTCTTTGGTCCGCAGTATATCCAATGCGGAGGAAATGTACGATACAGAG GCTCATTCCGAGGGTCACTCTGTGTTCTTCGACTATCTGGGTCTTTTCTTCGTTTACTATACGGAGTCAACTGGCACAGCTCTTAATATCTCGTTCTCGCTGGGCGCCATTCTGGTTATATGCCTTTCCTTGTGGCGCATGGCCAGGGTCACGGATCGGAGATTGGGCACCTACGCTCGCGCCTTTGGGATGCAGTTCCTCCTCGCCATTCTGGGTTTCTTGCTGGCCCTCGGCTTCCCATTGCTGATGTCTGTGTTCTACGATGCCGGCGATCGCACGATGACGTACTTCAGCAACAGCTGGCTGGTCATTGGTCTCTTCATCTGCCCCTCTATTATTGGACTTGTCCTGCCTGCGACCCTCTACTTGTCCTTGAGACCCAGC GAGAAGATACCGCACACCTATCACCTGCAGATCGTGGGACATGCCTACTGTGTTTTCATGGCAGTACTGTGCATTCTACTAACCATCGTAGGTATTCGCACTGCGTATCTCTTTATGATGTGTGTATTCTTCTACTTGGGAGCTTTGATCATCAACCTGGCTACTCGACTTCATGATCAAG GCTATCTTTGGGCTCTGGTGCTCTGTGTTTGCCAGATACTTCCCTATCTGTACTTCACCTACCTGTTCCATGCTCTTCTGGTTATCACCATTCCGATGACGAGTCGCAAGGGCATGGATGCTAATCCCGATTTGTTGATCTCCTTGGAGTGCGCACTGGGATCTATTCTGGCAATGGTGTTTCTG GCTCCACTGCTGAATCTTTTCCGGCGACCAAAGGCCATGGTTGGAGGATTGACATTGGTTATGTTCATTTTCTGCATGATTTCTGTTTCGGATGTGGGCTTTCCATATCGCCCCACAACAAACGTGATGCGTCTCCACTTTTTG GAGGTACATCGCAAGTTTTACGAGTTCGACGGTTCCATTAGCCTGGAGGACAGTGGTTACTACTTCGACTTGCAGGACAGGCGCTTTGAGAATCCTCTGCTGGACAAGATCAATCTCACTGGAATTACTCGCGTTGATGACTACTGCGAAACCGAGATGTATTGCGGCTTGCCGTGCTTTAACCACCGTTGGTGCTCCGCCGTAAAGGACGCCCGTTGGTTACCTAGGGATGAGCCCGTCGATTTGCCTGGTACTCCGGTTTTGCAGTTCCTGAACAAGACTGTATTGGGAACTGAGTCTGCTCCGAGGGCTCGATACTACTTTGAAGTGTCATCGGGGCCGCCGAGGATGAGTTTCTTTGTACAGCCTCGGGATGGAGTAAGGATGCTCAGCTGGTCGTTTCTAAAGGGAATGCTGGACAATCCATCGGTCTACAAGCCGCCATATCACATATTCTTCGGCTATGGCAGCGACAATTCGCCTGTTGAATTCTTTTTCGAAATGACA AAGGACGACGGCAACTTTGACGGGCCAGTGGTGGAGCTGGGTATCTCTGGACACTATATGAGTCATCTAAGTAAACGCGATGCGACGACCCGAAAATTCATTGAAGATCTGCCGGATTTTGCCCATCCCATGGAGTGGCCAAGTTCCTATGAAAGATACATATTCTGA